The segment CAGTCGCAGGAGTTCGAATACCCGATTCAGGTGTGCGACGGTTGTCTGCAAACCAACGTCGGTCTGTGCAGTGCGCTCGATCCGGGCTTCGTCGCGTCGGCGTTCGAGTGTACTGGGCACCTGCAGGACATAGCGACGCAGTGCTGCGATGATGGCACCGGCAACCTGGTGTGTCCGGCCACATCGACGTCGGAAGAGTAGGATGACGGACTCCCTGCAGCGCCGCGCCCGCGGGCGGGGCGACCGCCGTCGTGCCGTCACGTCGCGCGGACAGCCGCCGCGCCGGCAGGTGAAATGCGCCGTGCGGCCGGCGGCCGGGCTGGTTCGCCGCCCATTCGTCGCATAGGATACGCGCCACTACACAGGAAGGTACTCGTGTTTACGGAGCATCTCAGGAAAGTGGTCGACCATGTAGACGGCGGCGTCGGCGCACTCATCATGGGCCTCGACGGGATCGCGGTCGACAGATACGTCCGCGACGGCGAGTCGATCGACATCGACACGATCGGGATGGAGTTTAGCTTCATCCTCACGCAGATTCGCAAGGCGAGCGAGGTCCTCGCCGTCGGCGACTTACAGGAGATCTCGATCAAAGCCGAGCAGCTCGTCATCGTGATCCGCATGCTCAACGCCGAGTATTTCATCGGCGTCGCGCTGCGCGCCGACGGCAATTTCGGCAAGGCGCGGTTCCTGCTGCGCGTCGTCGCACCGCGCCTGATCGCCGAACTCTAGGATCGTGGGCGGCCGGGCTCGACGCGGCCGGCGGCGGCGCATCCTCGTGCTGCACGGGCCGAACTTGAACCTGCTGGGCTCGCGCGATCCGTCGGTCTATGGCACGGCGACGCTGGCGGACGTCGACGCGGCGATCGCGCGGCGCGCGCGGGAGCGGGGGGCGGAAGCGGACTGCAGGCAGTCCAATCTCGAGGGCGAGCTGGTGTCCGCGATCCAAGCGGCGACCGGCCGGTACGACGCCATCGTGATCAACCCCGGAGGGTACTCGCACACCAGCGTGGCGATCCGCGACGCGCTCGAAGCGTGCGGCGTGCCGGCGGTCGAGGTGCACCTGTCCAACGTGCATGCGCGCGAGCCGTTCCGCCACACGTCGATCACCGCGGCGCGGTGCATCGGACAGATTGCCGGGTTCGGCGTCGATAGCTACCTGCTGGGACTGGACGCGGCGCTGGCACATGTGGAAGGGTTGGCAGCCGATGAGCACGACTCGCAAGCCACCGGCCGCCGGCCGCAAGACGGCCGCGAAGGCCGCTGACCGTCCCGCGGGGACCGGCAAGGCGGTTTCCGCCGAGAAGACCCGCACACAGGAAACCGTGGAACTCGTGCGCGAGCTGGCCACGGTCCTCGCGCGCCGCAACCTCGCGGAACTCATCGTGGAGTTGCCGGACGCGACCGTGACCCTGCGGTCCCATGCGCAAGCTGCCGCGCAGGCCGCCGCCGCGACGGCCGCGACGGCGCCCCTGGTCGTGGCGGCGCCGTCCGTCGCTCCGGCCGCGGTCGCCGCCGCCCCGGTTGCCGCGACGCCGGCCCGGGAACCGGACACCGCCGACGACAGCGCCGACGGAAAGTACCACATCGTCACGTCTCCGTTCGTCGGCACGTTCTATCGCGCGCCGAGTCCGGACGCCGACCCGTACGTCGAAGTCGGACAGCGCGTCGAAAAGGGCCAGGTGCTGTGCATCGTCGAGGCGATGAAATTGATGAACGAGATCGAGGCCGAGGTGTCCGGTGTCGTCGTCGCGATCCTCGTCGACAACGGTCAGCCCGTCGAGTACGGCCAGCCGCTGTTCAAGATCAATCCGGCCTGACCGCGCACCATGTTCAAGAAGGTGTTGATCGCGAATCGCGGCGAGATCGCGATGCGCATCATCCGCGCGCTGCGCGAACTCGGCGTGCGGTCCGTCGCGGTGTATTCGCAAGCGGACGCCGACGCGCTTCACGTCCGATTCGCCGACGAGGCGGTATGCATCGGGCCGCCGCCCGCCGCGCAAAGCTATCTGTCGATCCCGGCCATCATCAGCGCCGCCGAGATCACCGGCGCCGAGGCCATCCATCCCGGCTACGGATTCCTCGCGGAGAACGCCGAGTTCGCCG is part of the Deltaproteobacteria bacterium genome and harbors:
- the aroQ gene encoding type II 3-dehydroquinate dehydratase, giving the protein MGGRARRGRRRRILVLHGPNLNLLGSRDPSVYGTATLADVDAAIARRARERGAEADCRQSNLEGELVSAIQAATGRYDAIVINPGGYSHTSVAIRDALEACGVPAVEVHLSNVHAREPFRHTSITAARCIGQIAGFGVDSYLLGLDAALAHVEGLAADEHDSQATGRRPQDGREGR
- the accB gene encoding acetyl-CoA carboxylase biotin carboxyl carrier protein; translated protein: MSTTRKPPAAGRKTAAKAADRPAGTGKAVSAEKTRTQETVELVRELATVLARRNLAELIVELPDATVTLRSHAQAAAQAAAATAATAPLVVAAPSVAPAAVAAAPVAATPAREPDTADDSADGKYHIVTSPFVGTFYRAPSPDADPYVEVGQRVEKGQVLCIVEAMKLMNEIEAEVSGVVVAILVDNGQPVEYGQPLFKINPA